One region of Leptospira fainei serovar Hurstbridge str. BUT 6 genomic DNA includes:
- the purM gene encoding phosphoribosylformylglycinamidine cyclo-ligase: MESKITYKSAGVDTEAGQDFVRRIKENVESTHGPRVVGGLGGFSGGFDVAFLKNYKNPILLSGTDGVGTKLELARLFGIHDTVGIDLVAMCVNDILVSGGEPLFFLDYIACGKLDPARMERIVSGIVKGCRLSGAALLGGETAEHPGTMEQDEYDLAGFVVGVVEKEDMIDGSKIRPGDVVLGLESSGPHSNGFSFIRKLYLPEGRKLPSDVSTVDFLREFALRPTRIYVQSILNLIKKVEVKGMVHITGGGFYENIPRVLPKDCGVSIERENLPANPFFEKLKKDFPQVEEKELYSTFNMGVGYIVIVSPDSEAAARKNLEEKGESVRRIGTIISRKDKSVIFV; encoded by the coding sequence ATGGAAAGCAAGATCACTTATAAAAGCGCCGGTGTGGACACCGAAGCCGGTCAAGACTTCGTAAGAAGAATCAAAGAAAACGTGGAATCCACGCACGGACCTCGCGTCGTGGGTGGTTTAGGCGGTTTTTCCGGCGGCTTTGACGTTGCATTTCTTAAGAATTATAAGAATCCGATTTTGCTTTCCGGTACGGATGGAGTCGGGACTAAATTAGAATTGGCCCGCCTTTTCGGGATTCATGATACAGTGGGTATCGATTTAGTCGCGATGTGCGTGAATGATATTCTCGTCTCCGGCGGTGAACCTCTATTCTTCTTGGATTATATCGCTTGCGGAAAATTGGATCCCGCTCGAATGGAACGAATCGTTTCCGGAATCGTGAAAGGTTGTCGCTTATCAGGCGCCGCTCTTCTTGGCGGTGAAACTGCGGAACATCCAGGCACAATGGAGCAAGACGAATATGATTTGGCCGGCTTCGTAGTCGGAGTTGTGGAAAAAGAGGATATGATTGACGGTTCGAAGATCCGTCCCGGAGACGTAGTGCTGGGATTGGAATCTTCCGGTCCGCATAGTAATGGCTTCTCCTTCATTCGAAAATTGTATTTACCGGAAGGTAGAAAGCTTCCGTCGGACGTCTCTACAGTAGACTTTCTGAGGGAATTCGCACTTAGGCCGACTCGAATTTATGTACAAAGCATTCTGAATCTAATAAAGAAAGTGGAAGTAAAAGGGATGGTTCACATTACCGGTGGGGGATTCTACGAAAATATCCCGCGCGTTCTTCCGAAAGACTGCGGAGTTTCGATCGAACGGGAAAATTTACCCGCGAATCCTTTCTTTGAAAAATTGAAAAAGGACTTTCCGCAAGTTGAAGAAAAAGAACTCTATTCTACATTCAATATGGGCGTAGGATATATCGTTATTGTTTCCCCCGATTCGGAAGCGGCAGCTCGGAAGAATTTGGAAGAAAAGGGCGAAAGTGTTCGAAGAATCGGCACTATTATTTCTCGTAAAGATAAATCCGTAATTTTCGTCTAA
- the lsa19 gene encoding adhesin Lsa19, giving the protein MNRLAKILSILLTLSAVISGCKPKSEGTSQGIVTFLTGKVTIGKSGKGLKLDDTVSEHDTIVTAKDGLVDLTTPLGTIRLLGDTEASVAALKADQAYLKVNEGNILVKVIKLSKNQSISVDTPAVVAAVRGTQFWGQVNRSAETGTFAVREGSVLITRKTDEARVLVKAGEAVDLKPGLSPLVTRVAAEAELSAMQQIDQMK; this is encoded by the coding sequence ATGAACCGGCTCGCAAAAATTCTAAGTATATTACTTACTCTTTCAGCTGTAATTTCCGGCTGTAAACCGAAATCGGAAGGGACCTCCCAAGGAATCGTCACGTTTCTAACGGGCAAGGTAACGATCGGGAAATCGGGCAAAGGTCTGAAATTGGATGATACCGTCTCCGAGCACGACACGATCGTCACTGCAAAGGACGGACTTGTGGATTTGACTACGCCGCTCGGAACGATTCGCCTTTTGGGGGATACGGAAGCCTCTGTTGCCGCTTTAAAAGCGGATCAGGCGTATCTAAAGGTGAACGAAGGTAATATCCTCGTAAAAGTGATTAAACTTTCTAAAAACCAGTCTATTTCGGTGGATACTCCCGCCGTCGTTGCAGCCGTTCGAGGTACCCAATTTTGGGGGCAAGTGAATCGTTCTGCGGAAACCGGAACCTTTGCCGTTCGCGAAGGAAGCGTTTTAATCACTCGGAAAACTGACGAAGCTAGAGTTTTAGTAAAAGCCGGCGAAGCGGTCGATTTAAAACCGGGATTATCGCCATTGGTGACCAGAGTAGCGGCCGAGGCGGAGCTTTCCGCTATGCAGCAAATCGATCAAATGAAATAA
- the murI gene encoding glutamate racemase, with protein sequence MENQDGTPIKIGVMDSGMGGLSVLRMLLSLPYRAHYVYYGDLKNAPYGERHTDEVLALTRDVCRELLSRQVSAILLACNTATSAAASELRAELPIPVFGMEPAIKPALLTHPDERIALLATSVTHREEKLRNLKLSLSAEERIVHLNCDGLATLVDLGKFKEAEIFLRKILEPVKLEGIRTLVLGCTHYVFLKGLLLSVYPEAILHDGNEGTMRHLIRSLQLERFPGTSSFELFFSGREKETDAYLLGKRLLDENE encoded by the coding sequence ATGGAAAACCAAGACGGAACTCCTATTAAAATCGGAGTCATGGATTCCGGAATGGGCGGGCTTTCGGTTCTTCGAATGCTTCTTTCACTTCCGTATCGAGCACATTACGTATATTATGGCGATTTAAAAAATGCGCCCTATGGTGAACGACATACCGATGAAGTGCTGGCGCTGACTCGAGACGTTTGTCGGGAGTTGCTTTCTCGTCAAGTGAGCGCCATACTTTTGGCTTGTAATACCGCGACTTCCGCAGCCGCATCCGAATTGAGAGCGGAACTCCCGATACCCGTATTCGGTATGGAACCTGCAATTAAGCCGGCGCTACTTACTCATCCTGATGAAAGAATCGCATTGCTCGCAACTTCGGTCACTCATCGGGAAGAGAAATTACGAAATTTGAAACTTTCCTTGTCAGCCGAAGAAAGGATCGTTCATCTGAACTGCGACGGTCTGGCAACTCTTGTCGATTTGGGTAAATTCAAGGAAGCGGAGATTTTTCTAAGAAAAATCCTAGAACCCGTCAAGTTAGAAGGAATTCGGACGCTTGTTTTAGGGTGCACGCATTATGTTTTTTTAAAAGGCTTACTTTTGTCCGTTTACCCGGAGGCGATTTTACACGACGGGAACGAAGGAACTATGCGGCATTTGATTCGGTCCTTACAATTAGAGCGTTTTCCGGGGACTTCCAGTTTCGAACTTTTCTTTTCCGGAAGGGAAAAAGAGACTGATGCTTACTTATTGGGCAAACGACTCCTCGACGAAAACGAGTGA
- a CDS encoding pyridoxal phosphate-dependent aminotransferase gives MRRNIVHSGADALIYEIRQIVAVAKKLEALGVQVTYENIGDPIQKGEKVAPWMKKIVADLILEDKSWAYTATQGYEKTRKFLAEKVNERGGAQITSDDLLFFNGLGDAVAKIFGFMRREARVLGPSPAYSTLSSAEAAHSGYEHMTYNLLPERGWMPDLEDIENKVKYNDSIAGILLINPDNPTGAVYGKDVMRQIVSIAEKYDVMIVCDETYAHVNYSETGTIHLSEVIGDKVCGLALRSISKEFPWPGGRCGWVEIFNKDKDPIFARYVKSLLDAKMLEVCSTTLPQMAIPEVYSHPEFIPHLKSRNEKFKKRAKLATQYFDNLKGVRVVEPKGAFYLTVAFDEGVLSNKMSLPVANPQAEEFIRPLLENCANDRRFVYFLLASTGICVVPLSSFCTNRHGFRVTLLEENEDKFRWIYSTLRSSIEEYIRSA, from the coding sequence ATGAGAAGAAATATCGTTCATAGCGGTGCGGATGCTCTCATCTATGAGATCCGTCAGATCGTTGCAGTCGCTAAAAAGTTGGAAGCATTAGGCGTTCAAGTCACCTACGAAAACATCGGTGACCCGATTCAAAAAGGCGAGAAGGTAGCTCCTTGGATGAAAAAGATCGTCGCGGATCTTATTCTCGAGGATAAGTCTTGGGCCTATACCGCAACGCAAGGATATGAAAAAACCCGCAAGTTTCTCGCCGAAAAAGTAAATGAAAGAGGGGGAGCACAGATTACTTCCGACGATCTTTTGTTCTTTAACGGCCTCGGAGACGCCGTTGCAAAAATATTCGGTTTTATGAGAAGGGAAGCTCGTGTGCTCGGACCGAGTCCAGCATATTCGACTCTTTCTTCGGCAGAAGCGGCGCATTCCGGCTACGAACATATGACTTACAATCTCCTTCCTGAACGAGGTTGGATGCCGGATTTGGAAGATATCGAAAACAAAGTAAAATACAATGATTCGATTGCGGGAATTCTACTGATTAATCCGGATAATCCTACCGGGGCAGTATATGGAAAAGACGTAATGCGTCAGATCGTTTCCATCGCGGAAAAATACGACGTTATGATCGTTTGTGATGAAACGTACGCCCATGTAAACTACTCCGAAACGGGAACGATTCATCTGTCCGAGGTGATTGGAGACAAAGTATGCGGTCTTGCGCTCCGTTCCATCTCTAAAGAATTTCCTTGGCCCGGCGGCCGCTGCGGTTGGGTGGAGATTTTTAATAAAGATAAGGATCCTATCTTCGCGCGTTACGTAAAATCCCTCCTAGACGCAAAGATGCTGGAAGTCTGCTCTACGACTTTACCGCAAATGGCGATTCCTGAGGTGTATTCTCATCCCGAATTCATCCCACATTTAAAGTCGAGAAACGAAAAATTTAAAAAAAGAGCGAAACTCGCGACTCAATATTTCGACAACCTCAAAGGAGTCCGAGTCGTAGAACCGAAAGGCGCATTTTATCTCACCGTTGCTTTCGACGAAGGCGTTCTTAGCAATAAGATGTCTCTGCCCGTTGCGAATCCTCAGGCTGAGGAATTCATTCGACCTCTATTGGAGAATTGTGCGAACGATCGTAGGTTCGTATACTTTTTGCTCGCTTCGACCGGAATTTGCGTAGTTCCACTTTCTTCCTTTTGCACGAACCGTCACGGATTCCGAGTCACTCTCTTGGAAGAAAACGAAGATAAGTTTCGCTGGATTTATTCCACGCTTCGAAGTAGCATAGAGGAATACATTCGTTCGGCGTAA
- a CDS encoding S1C family serine protease translates to MRFSLPPVVVVNAGLAVLLILILILPGEGGLSSFFRGDKPLDYGEQKAGIELQNAFRNVYRLAKDSVVSIRTKKSDLIVSPYHYFDYRNERLASFGSGFLIHEKGYIVTNFHVIEGAESIEVITSDGSVFPAKFVGSHERADISLLKIREGSGLKPVRFGNSDDIEVGDWAIAIGSPFGLERSFSVGVVSAKYREDLDETGQTHIQIDSMINPGSSGGPLLNIYGEVIGINRLIRSDTGRNTGIGFAIPMNYAKKIIQLIQENKGRIIRPATLGVMATVPLTDHRKALGIPDDWTGVLVYDIEAGSSAESSGMKRYDFILEANGLPVKNINDLREQVGIVGLGGRLKLRIYREKSLQELVVRLVQK, encoded by the coding sequence ATGCGATTCTCTCTTCCTCCAGTTGTGGTTGTGAACGCCGGGCTGGCGGTTCTATTGATTCTAATCCTAATTCTCCCAGGCGAAGGAGGGTTGTCTTCCTTTTTCCGGGGAGATAAGCCTCTCGACTACGGAGAGCAAAAAGCCGGGATCGAACTTCAAAACGCATTTCGCAATGTTTACAGACTGGCAAAAGATTCCGTCGTATCGATTCGAACAAAAAAGTCGGATCTTATCGTAAGTCCATATCATTACTTCGATTATAGAAACGAACGGCTTGCTTCCTTCGGAAGCGGTTTTCTAATTCATGAAAAAGGATATATCGTTACCAACTTTCATGTGATCGAAGGAGCGGAGAGTATAGAAGTCATCACTTCGGACGGGAGCGTCTTTCCGGCTAAGTTTGTCGGAAGCCACGAGAGAGCGGATATTTCGCTTTTGAAAATTCGCGAAGGTTCCGGGTTGAAACCCGTGCGTTTCGGAAATTCGGACGATATTGAAGTCGGTGATTGGGCGATTGCGATCGGCTCTCCGTTCGGTTTAGAACGATCTTTCTCGGTAGGCGTTGTTTCGGCAAAATACAGGGAGGATTTGGATGAAACAGGGCAGACGCATATTCAGATTGATAGCATGATTAATCCGGGCTCTAGCGGCGGGCCCTTATTAAATATTTATGGAGAAGTTATCGGCATCAATCGACTTATCCGAAGCGATACGGGACGGAATACCGGAATCGGTTTCGCGATTCCGATGAATTATGCGAAGAAAATCATTCAACTGATTCAGGAAAACAAAGGAAGAATTATTCGTCCCGCCACCCTCGGCGTTATGGCAACGGTTCCTCTAACGGACCACCGGAAAGCCTTGGGCATTCCGGACGACTGGACCGGTGTTCTCGTTTACGATATAGAGGCGGGTTCTTCCGCAGAATCTTCGGGAATGAAACGGTATGATTTCATTCTAGAGGCGAATGGGCTGCCCGTAAAAAATATTAATGATCTTCGGGAGCAGGTCGGAATAGTGGGATTAGGGGGGAGGCTTAAACTCAGAATTTATCGAGAAAAAAGTCTCCAAGAACTCGTAGTCCGATTAGTGCAAAAATAA
- a CDS encoding aminopeptidase: protein MKTTLAHPVARLANRRLGFSRGRLPVPILFLFWISSQGCIPYLFHIGKEQAKIVIQKRPFEEVLSDPSVSERTKEKLKEVERIRDFGIRSLALSSKGGFKSFISLDRNAVGWHVSACHPLRFESYTWWFPIIGSVPYKGYFSLEKAKEEETRLKEEGWDTRIRITAGYSTLGWFEDPLFSAQLYDDRADLAALVLHEMAHATVYFPGDSVFNESYASFVEEAGTKAYLFSIGGQKLVEARESSEQEREQYKKLLRETAELLKNLYSKKISEEQIRKEKGEILLSFKRELGQRNWKTVNGKKLSERDWNNEDFVGMLRYHSGSAFFERKFLEVGRDFGKFHEEMRKLVSLSSAERKTLLDSEKD, encoded by the coding sequence ATGAAAACTACCTTGGCCCATCCTGTCGCCAGGTTGGCAAATCGTCGACTCGGATTCTCCAGAGGGCGTCTACCGGTTCCTATCCTTTTTCTATTCTGGATCTCTTCCCAAGGCTGTATTCCCTATCTCTTTCATATCGGTAAAGAGCAGGCAAAAATCGTCATACAGAAGCGACCGTTTGAAGAAGTTCTTTCGGATCCTTCAGTTTCCGAAAGAACGAAGGAAAAATTAAAGGAAGTGGAACGGATCAGGGATTTCGGAATACGATCCTTGGCTCTTTCCTCGAAAGGCGGTTTCAAAAGTTTCATCTCATTGGATCGCAATGCGGTCGGTTGGCATGTAAGCGCCTGCCATCCTTTGCGATTCGAATCTTACACCTGGTGGTTTCCAATCATCGGTTCTGTTCCTTACAAAGGCTATTTTTCGCTGGAAAAAGCAAAGGAAGAGGAAACGCGACTCAAAGAAGAAGGTTGGGACACTCGAATCAGAATCACTGCCGGTTATTCCACTCTCGGTTGGTTTGAAGACCCGCTATTTTCCGCGCAATTATACGACGATCGAGCGGATCTCGCCGCTTTAGTTTTACATGAAATGGCGCATGCAACGGTCTATTTTCCGGGAGATAGCGTCTTTAACGAAAGTTATGCGAGTTTCGTAGAAGAGGCCGGAACGAAGGCTTATTTATTTTCGATTGGCGGTCAGAAGCTTGTGGAAGCTCGCGAATCTTCGGAGCAGGAGCGAGAACAATACAAAAAGCTTTTACGAGAAACCGCAGAATTGCTGAAAAATCTTTATTCAAAAAAGATTTCCGAAGAACAAATACGAAAAGAGAAAGGCGAAATTCTTTTATCCTTCAAGAGAGAACTCGGACAGCGAAATTGGAAGACCGTAAACGGTAAAAAACTGTCCGAACGAGATTGGAACAACGAGGATTTTGTCGGAATGCTTCGCTATCATTCCGGTTCGGCTTTCTTTGAAAGGAAGTTTTTGGAGGTCGGTCGCGATTTCGGAAAATTCCATGAAGAAATGCGCAAGCTTGTTTCGCTATCTTCGGCTGAAAGAAAAACACTTTTAGACTCCGAGAAAGATTAG
- a CDS encoding transposase encodes MAKFKNTDPNQLRMYVLEFKELFGEEHPIHGFKKVIDRLDFEDFEKNYQNDETGRPAISPKKVISALFYSILIGNISMRELCRLSKLRAELIYLLDGEELDHSFISKFRKTHRTEIEDLFSQTVFLGYESGYIDFETVSIDGTKIKANANPDDIGDLEKFELRLEQIEKVSKVKFQEWEKSADMDRSQIRDKRKELELKAEKLQDAVKFLKKHKDRRRVHLYERDCDLQKKGNVFLVGYNAQAAVDCKSNMIISHSVETEQSDTKFAEKMIRKVESCYEFLRSEKQDLNRIQYVLDAGYASESNFQRLKDFDLYCPDQKVTRLFQAGKIPKVTDFSKRRPPFIKFIYEKKANNFVCPSGRTLKFRSEKYLHGQYSYSDYRSTGCNGCKLKHFCTKGRSKSILVNSNNLRRNYIHLSPSKNYHPSELNNFYTMEMRKKLQNPKSRKIYAKRFSSIEGVFGAMKGSRAGNRFMTKGLEKVSLEWSERCSAHNIGKICGFRYI; translated from the coding sequence ATGGCAAAGTTCAAGAATACGGATCCGAATCAGCTTAGAATGTACGTTTTAGAGTTCAAGGAATTGTTCGGGGAAGAACATCCGATTCACGGTTTTAAGAAAGTCATTGATCGGTTAGATTTCGAAGATTTCGAAAAGAATTACCAGAATGATGAGACTGGAAGACCTGCAATTTCACCGAAGAAAGTTATTTCGGCTCTTTTTTATTCCATTTTAATCGGCAATATCTCGATGCGGGAACTCTGTAGGTTATCCAAACTCAGAGCTGAATTGATCTATCTTCTGGATGGAGAAGAGCTGGATCATAGTTTTATCTCAAAGTTCAGAAAGACTCACAGAACTGAAATCGAAGATCTATTTTCTCAAACGGTATTTCTCGGTTACGAAAGCGGTTATATAGATTTTGAAACCGTTTCCATAGATGGCACTAAGATAAAGGCGAATGCGAATCCCGATGATATAGGGGACCTGGAAAAATTCGAGCTTAGACTTGAACAAATCGAAAAGGTAAGTAAGGTCAAATTTCAAGAATGGGAAAAGTCTGCCGATATGGATCGTTCTCAAATTCGAGACAAAAGAAAAGAATTAGAACTAAAGGCAGAAAAGCTTCAGGATGCGGTAAAATTCCTAAAAAAGCACAAAGACCGTCGTAGAGTCCATCTCTATGAGAGAGATTGCGATCTACAGAAAAAAGGAAACGTATTCCTGGTAGGTTACAATGCTCAAGCGGCGGTCGATTGCAAATCCAACATGATCATTTCTCACAGTGTGGAAACGGAACAATCCGATACTAAGTTTGCGGAGAAAATGATTCGAAAAGTCGAATCTTGCTACGAATTCTTAAGATCGGAAAAACAAGATTTAAATAGAATTCAATATGTCTTAGATGCCGGTTATGCAAGCGAAAGTAATTTCCAGAGATTAAAAGACTTCGATCTTTATTGTCCCGATCAAAAAGTAACAAGGTTATTTCAAGCAGGGAAGATCCCAAAAGTTACCGATTTCTCCAAACGAAGGCCTCCGTTCATCAAATTTATCTATGAAAAGAAAGCCAACAACTTCGTCTGTCCATCGGGCAGAACACTTAAATTCCGATCCGAAAAGTATCTTCATGGACAATACAGTTATTCGGATTACAGATCGACGGGTTGCAACGGCTGTAAGTTGAAACATTTCTGCACAAAAGGTCGATCTAAATCCATTTTGGTGAATTCTAATAACTTGAGAAGAAACTACATTCATTTAAGTCCAAGTAAAAACTACCATCCGAGCGAGCTGAATAATTTCTACACGATGGAAATGCGCAAAAAGTTACAAAACCCGAAATCGAGAAAAATTTATGCCAAACGGTTTTCTTCGATTGAAGGCGTCTTTGGTGCAATGAAAGGATCTCGTGCAGGAAATAGATTCATGACAAAAGGATTGGAAAAAGTTTCTCTTGAATGGTCCGAAAGATGCTCCGCTCACAACATAGGAAAAATTTGCGGATTTCGGTATATTTAA